A window from Leptothermofonsia sichuanensis E412 encodes these proteins:
- the folB gene encoding dihydroneopterin aldolase, protein MDKICLRGIRCYGYTGVLPEEQVLGQWFEVDLTLWLDLSTPGKSDRLEDTLDYCTVISRVQHLMKTSKFALLERMADAIAHTILDADPPLHSPPLQQIRVRLTKLAAPIPDFGGKITVEITRSRGQLEG, encoded by the coding sequence ATGGATAAGATTTGTCTCAGGGGGATACGCTGCTATGGCTATACGGGGGTTTTACCAGAAGAGCAGGTTTTAGGGCAGTGGTTTGAAGTTGACCTGACTCTGTGGTTGGATTTGTCAACCCCTGGTAAAAGCGATCGCCTGGAAGACACGCTGGATTATTGCACTGTGATCAGCAGGGTTCAGCACCTCATGAAAACCTCAAAATTTGCCCTTCTGGAACGAATGGCAGATGCGATCGCCCATACCATCCTTGATGCCGATCCCCCTTTGCACTCCCCACCACTCCAGCAAATCCGCGTTCGCCTGACCAAACTCGCTGCGCCCATTCCTGATTTTGGCGGCAAAATCACGGTTGAAATCACGCGATCGAGAGGGCAGTTGGAGGGTTGA